A window of Bradyrhizobium sp. AZCC 1610 contains these coding sequences:
- the recQ gene encoding DNA helicase RecQ translates to MEANTALNSCSGTARDALSVLNHVFGLPAFRGAQEEIVRHVTDGGNCLVLMPTGGGKSLCYQLPSLLREGCGIVVSPLIALMRDQVAGLLEAGVNAAVLNSTLSFDEASEVERRLLAGDLDLLYVAPERLLTPRCLTLLGQANIALFAIDEAHCVSQWGHDFRPEYIGLSMIAERFPDVPRIALTATADEMTRKEIIARLGLAGAPSFVASFDRPNIRYEIVEKQNAPAQLKAFISERHAGDAGIVYCLSRAKVEDTAAALTSAGIPALPYHAGLDAGLRARNQDRFINEDGVVIVATIAFGMGIDKPDVRFVAHLDLPKSIEAYYQETGRAGRDGKPSSAWMAYGLSDIVQQRRMIDESTGADAFKRVSIGKLDALVALAETAGCRRSRLLGYFGEEVTGGNCGNCDNCLTPPQLRDGKVAAQKLLSCAYRTGQRFGAMHLIDVLVGRMTEKVTQFGHDKLTVFGIGNDLNEKQWRAVIRQLVAMGHLRADSEAYNALKLTESARGVLRGETDIMLREAAPGTRIRASRAKSRRGDLAPRAETKPADAGLQAALRAWRADIARQRSVPAYVVLHDSTIDGIAAARPATINELRNIPGIGDKKLEHYGDELLALVKAADS, encoded by the coding sequence ATGGAAGCGAACACAGCCCTCAATAGCTGCTCGGGAACCGCTCGGGACGCGCTTTCGGTACTGAATCACGTGTTCGGCCTGCCTGCCTTCCGCGGCGCGCAGGAGGAAATCGTGCGGCACGTGACGGACGGAGGCAACTGCCTGGTGCTGATGCCGACCGGCGGCGGCAAGTCGCTGTGCTATCAACTGCCGTCTCTGTTGCGCGAAGGCTGCGGCATCGTGGTGTCGCCGCTGATCGCGCTGATGCGCGACCAGGTCGCGGGACTGCTGGAGGCCGGCGTCAACGCGGCGGTGTTGAACTCGACGCTGTCGTTTGACGAAGCCTCGGAAGTCGAGCGGCGGCTGCTCGCCGGCGACCTCGACCTGCTCTACGTCGCGCCTGAACGATTGTTGACACCACGCTGCCTCACCTTGCTCGGCCAGGCCAATATCGCGCTGTTCGCGATCGACGAGGCGCATTGCGTGTCACAATGGGGGCACGATTTCCGCCCCGAATATATCGGGCTGTCGATGATCGCCGAACGCTTTCCGGACGTGCCGCGCATCGCACTGACCGCGACCGCCGATGAGATGACGCGCAAGGAGATCATCGCCCGGCTCGGGCTTGCCGGCGCACCAAGCTTCGTCGCGAGTTTCGACCGCCCCAATATTCGTTATGAAATCGTCGAGAAACAGAACGCCCCGGCTCAGCTCAAGGCCTTCATCAGCGAACGCCACGCGGGCGACGCCGGCATCGTCTATTGCCTGTCGCGCGCCAAGGTCGAGGACACCGCGGCAGCCCTGACCAGCGCCGGCATCCCGGCGCTGCCCTATCACGCCGGGCTTGACGCAGGCTTGCGCGCCCGAAACCAGGATCGCTTCATCAACGAGGACGGCGTCGTGATCGTCGCCACCATCGCGTTCGGCATGGGCATCGACAAGCCGGACGTGCGCTTTGTGGCGCATCTCGACCTGCCGAAAAGCATTGAGGCCTATTACCAGGAAACCGGACGCGCCGGACGCGACGGCAAGCCCTCCAGCGCCTGGATGGCCTATGGCCTGTCCGACATCGTGCAGCAGCGCCGAATGATCGACGAATCAACCGGCGCCGACGCGTTCAAGCGCGTATCGATCGGCAAGCTCGATGCGCTGGTGGCGCTGGCGGAAACTGCGGGCTGCCGGCGCAGCCGCCTGCTCGGCTATTTCGGCGAGGAAGTCACCGGCGGCAACTGCGGCAATTGCGACAACTGTCTAACGCCGCCGCAGCTTCGCGACGGCAAGGTCGCCGCGCAAAAACTTTTGTCCTGCGCTTACCGCACGGGCCAGCGTTTCGGCGCCATGCATCTGATCGACGTGCTGGTCGGCCGCATGACCGAGAAGGTCACGCAGTTCGGACATGACAAGTTGACCGTGTTCGGCATCGGAAATGATCTGAACGAAAAGCAGTGGCGCGCCGTGATCCGCCAGTTGGTTGCCATGGGCCACCTGCGCGCGGACAGCGAGGCATACAACGCACTGAAGCTGACCGAGAGCGCACGCGGAGTCCTGAGAGGCGAGACGGACATCATGCTGCGCGAGGCGGCGCCCGGCACGCGCATTCGCGCCAGCCGCGCCAAATCAAGGCGCGGCGATCTGGCGCCGCGCGCCGAGACCAAGCCCGCCGACGCCGGCCTGCAGGCGGCGCTGCGGGCCTGGCGCGCCGACATCGCGCGCCAGCGCAGCGTGCCGGCCTATGTCGTGCTGCACGATTCCACCATCGACGGCATCGCCGCCGCGCGGCCTGCGACAATCAACGAGCTCCGCAACATCCCGGGCATCGGCGACAAGAAGCTCGAACATTACGGCGACGAACTGCTCGCGCTGGTGAAGGCGGCGGACAGTTAA
- a CDS encoding c-type cytochrome — protein sequence MTRSSRLIASGIAVMLIAGVATAFAIVWRPVIAAIDPPAPPAFDAALIKRGRDLAAIGNCNECHTVRGGKNFAGGLPVPTPFGTIYSSNITPDAETGIGQWSEAAFRRAMRDGVNRKGEHLYPTFPYDHFTHVSDEDDRALYAFLMTRQPVHAPSRENQISFPLNQRPVIAGWKLLFLRRDTYQPDATKSAEWNRGAYLVAGLAHCGACHTPRNTLGAERVNAQFAGGDVDNWLAYALNDRSHAPVPWDADALYMYLRSGWHPAHGTARGPMAQVVSNLSSVPDSDVRAIAVYMADISGVPTPDRKREGEAALAQARSPAQASQTDMAGATIYAGACASCHETSRPLPYGGVNLALSTAVSSPDPRNLANVVLSGVSAVEGERSPIMPSFADSMNDAQMAVLLNYLRARFSKQPAWIGVEKTVADARRAMTVYLQTSAGPRNAPADPQQREKP from the coding sequence ATGACCAGGTCGTCTCGGCTCATCGCAAGCGGTATCGCTGTCATGCTGATCGCCGGCGTGGCGACGGCTTTTGCGATTGTTTGGCGGCCGGTCATTGCGGCGATCGATCCCCCGGCGCCACCCGCGTTCGATGCCGCCCTGATCAAGCGCGGCCGCGATCTCGCGGCGATCGGCAATTGCAACGAATGCCACACCGTGCGCGGGGGAAAAAACTTTGCCGGTGGCCTGCCGGTGCCGACGCCGTTCGGAACGATCTACTCCTCCAACATCACGCCGGATGCCGAGACCGGGATTGGCCAATGGTCGGAAGCAGCATTCCGCCGCGCGATGCGCGACGGGGTCAACCGTAAGGGCGAGCACCTCTATCCGACCTTTCCCTACGATCATTTCACCCATGTTTCCGATGAAGACGACCGGGCACTCTATGCCTTCCTGATGACGCGACAACCGGTCCATGCGCCCTCGCGCGAAAACCAGATTTCCTTTCCGCTTAACCAGCGGCCAGTCATCGCCGGGTGGAAACTGTTGTTCCTTCGCCGCGATACCTATCAGCCCGACGCGACCAAAAGCGCCGAATGGAATCGCGGCGCCTATCTGGTCGCCGGCCTTGCCCATTGCGGCGCTTGCCACACGCCGCGCAACACGCTTGGCGCGGAACGCGTGAACGCCCAGTTTGCCGGAGGCGACGTCGATAATTGGCTCGCCTATGCCCTGAACGACCGCTCGCATGCGCCGGTGCCATGGGATGCCGACGCCCTGTACATGTACTTGCGCAGCGGCTGGCATCCCGCTCACGGCACGGCGCGTGGGCCGATGGCACAAGTGGTCAGCAATCTGTCGTCGGTGCCGGATAGCGATGTCCGCGCCATCGCGGTCTATATGGCCGACATATCAGGGGTACCGACGCCAGACCGCAAACGAGAAGGCGAGGCAGCGCTCGCGCAAGCCAGATCACCGGCTCAGGCCTCGCAGACCGACATGGCTGGCGCGACGATCTATGCCGGCGCCTGTGCATCCTGCCATGAGACGAGCCGGCCGCTACCCTATGGCGGCGTCAATCTCGCGCTCAGCACGGCAGTCTCCAGCCCCGATCCGCGCAATCTCGCCAATGTCGTGCTGTCGGGCGTCTCGGCCGTCGAAGGCGAACGCAGCCCGATCATGCCGAGCTTTGCCGATAGCATGAACGACGCGCAGATGGCAGTCCTGCTGAACTATCTGCGCGCTCGCTTCAGCAAGCAGCCGGCGTGGATCGGCGTTGAAAAAACCGTCGCGGACGCGCGCCGCGCCATGACGGTCTACCTCCAGACATCGGCCGGGCCGCGTAATGCTCCGGCCGATCCTCAGCAGCGAGAAAAGCCATGA
- a CDS encoding (2Fe-2S)-binding protein produces MMTLKVNGREHQVDADPDTPLLYVLREDIKLNAAKFGCGLGQCGSCTVIVDGKAVLSCVTPMILLEGKQVTTLEGLGTASKPAPIQRAFMEEQAAQCGYCIAGIMMRAQALLQRNSRPTNEQIVSELEPHLCRCGTHMRILRAVHRAARLMDTADASSTADGRAR; encoded by the coding sequence ATGATGACATTGAAGGTCAACGGTCGGGAGCATCAGGTGGATGCCGATCCGGATACGCCGCTGCTCTATGTGCTGCGCGAAGACATCAAGCTCAACGCCGCCAAATTCGGCTGCGGATTAGGCCAATGCGGCTCATGCACGGTGATCGTCGACGGCAAGGCCGTGCTCTCCTGCGTGACGCCGATGATTTTGCTGGAAGGCAAGCAAGTGACGACGCTTGAGGGCCTCGGCACGGCGTCCAAACCCGCGCCGATCCAGCGCGCCTTTATGGAAGAGCAGGCAGCACAATGCGGCTACTGCATCGCCGGAATCATGATGCGGGCGCAGGCCCTTCTGCAGAGAAACTCCAGACCGACCAACGAGCAGATCGTTTCCGAGCTTGAGCCCCATCTGTGTCGTTGCGGCACCCACATGCGCATCCTGCGCGCGGTGCATCGTGCCGCAAGGTTGATGGACACGGCGGATGCGTCGTCGACAGCCGACGGGAGAGCCCGATGA
- a CDS encoding xanthine dehydrogenase family protein molybdopterin-binding subunit: protein MNASVIIDRRRVLAGGGALIVSFSLSGALAQQQDAPTAVPAPSPPGSLKTSPYLDAWIRIDANGSIEVFTGKAELGQGFKTAFQQIAAEELDVAFESLKVTTADTRLTANEGYTAGSNSMKDSGTAIQNAAAQARELLIAEAARRLGLPVENLRTADGAVIAPDGKRLSYGELVRDDMLHVQAQPKSKLKDPATFKVIGRPVPRVDIPAKVTGGAAYVQDMRLPGMVHARVVRPPSYGAQLTECDTAAVEKLPGVVKVVRDGNFLAVVAEKEFQSIKAMNALATAAKWQETASLPKQDDLPRVLTGLPSQNTTILERNNPAVSGQRTIEATYTRPYHAHGSIGPSCAVAQLIDGAMTVWTHTQGVYPDRQGIAEMLRMPPASVHLIHVEGSGCYGHNGADDAAADAALIARALPGRPVRVQWMREQEHAWEPFGPAMVTKLKASLDSNGKIAGWHFEVWSNTHSMRPGGAGSMLAAQHMAQPFAVPAPRPLPLPEGGGDRNAIPIYTFPNAQVVHHFIPAMPLRISAMRALGAYHNVFAIESFMDELAGLADVDPVEFRLKHLEDQRGRAVIEKAALSFGWKSGQKAPQDRGFGFAFARYKNLAAYCAIASEVEVDRETGRPRLVRAVAAVDSGQVVNPDGLINQIEGAIVQSMSWTLYESVTFDDTRITSIDWQTYPILRFDAVPESIEVHIIDRPGQPFLGSGETGQGPAAASIANAIANATGKRLRNLPLTRKRIKEAIDA from the coding sequence ATGAACGCCTCAGTGATTATCGATCGCCGCCGTGTGCTGGCAGGCGGCGGCGCGCTGATCGTCAGCTTCTCGTTATCAGGAGCTTTGGCGCAGCAGCAAGACGCGCCCACAGCAGTTCCCGCACCGAGCCCGCCCGGCAGCTTGAAAACGTCGCCCTATCTCGACGCGTGGATCCGCATCGACGCCAATGGCAGTATCGAGGTGTTCACGGGCAAGGCCGAACTGGGTCAGGGCTTCAAGACGGCGTTTCAGCAGATCGCGGCTGAGGAGCTCGACGTTGCCTTTGAATCCCTCAAGGTGACGACGGCGGACACGCGCCTGACCGCGAACGAAGGCTATACGGCAGGTAGCAACTCCATGAAGGACAGCGGTACGGCGATCCAGAATGCGGCGGCACAGGCGCGCGAACTGCTGATTGCAGAAGCAGCAAGGCGGCTTGGTCTGCCGGTCGAGAATCTGCGAACGGCAGACGGTGCGGTGATCGCACCGGATGGCAAACGTCTGTCGTATGGTGAACTCGTCCGGGACGATATGCTGCATGTCCAGGCGCAGCCGAAGTCGAAACTGAAGGACCCGGCGACATTCAAGGTCATTGGCCGGCCTGTGCCGCGCGTCGATATCCCCGCCAAGGTTACCGGCGGTGCGGCCTATGTTCAGGACATGCGGCTGCCCGGGATGGTGCATGCCCGCGTCGTGCGGCCGCCGAGCTACGGCGCGCAGCTGACCGAATGCGATACCGCCGCGGTCGAGAAGCTGCCCGGCGTCGTCAAGGTGGTGCGTGACGGCAATTTCCTTGCGGTGGTCGCGGAAAAGGAGTTCCAGTCGATCAAGGCGATGAATGCGCTTGCCACCGCCGCGAAGTGGCAGGAGACCGCAAGCTTGCCGAAGCAGGACGATCTGCCGCGCGTCTTGACCGGCTTGCCTTCGCAGAACACGACCATCCTTGAGCGCAACAATCCCGCAGTCAGTGGCCAGAGGACAATCGAAGCGACCTATACGCGGCCCTATCATGCGCACGGATCGATCGGACCGTCCTGTGCCGTGGCGCAATTGATCGATGGTGCGATGACGGTATGGACGCATACGCAAGGCGTCTATCCCGATCGTCAGGGCATCGCCGAAATGCTGCGTATGCCTCCGGCCAGCGTTCACCTGATCCATGTCGAAGGCTCTGGCTGCTATGGCCATAATGGCGCCGACGATGCCGCGGCCGACGCCGCGCTGATCGCCCGTGCATTGCCCGGCCGCCCCGTTCGCGTGCAATGGATGCGCGAACAGGAACATGCCTGGGAGCCGTTCGGCCCGGCGATGGTGACGAAACTCAAGGCATCGCTCGACAGCAATGGCAAGATCGCCGGCTGGCATTTCGAGGTCTGGAGCAATACGCACTCGATGCGGCCGGGCGGCGCCGGATCGATGCTGGCGGCGCAGCACATGGCGCAACCCTTTGCCGTGCCTGCTCCGAGGCCGCTGCCGCTGCCGGAAGGCGGCGGCGACCGCAACGCAATCCCGATTTACACGTTTCCCAACGCGCAGGTGGTACACCACTTCATCCCGGCGATGCCGCTCCGGATTTCGGCGATGCGCGCGCTTGGCGCCTATCACAACGTGTTTGCGATCGAGAGCTTTATGGACGAACTCGCAGGCCTCGCCGATGTCGACCCCGTCGAATTCCGTTTGAAACATCTTGAGGATCAGCGTGGCCGTGCCGTGATCGAAAAGGCGGCGCTGAGTTTCGGATGGAAGAGCGGCCAGAAAGCGCCGCAGGATCGCGGCTTCGGCTTTGCCTTTGCGCGTTACAAGAATCTGGCGGCCTATTGCGCTATTGCTTCCGAGGTTGAGGTAGATCGGGAGACCGGCCGTCCTCGTCTGGTCCGCGCGGTGGCGGCGGTTGACAGCGGGCAGGTGGTCAATCCGGACGGGTTGATCAACCAGATCGAAGGCGCAATCGTGCAGTCAATGAGCTGGACATTGTACGAAAGCGTTACCTTCGACGATACCAGGATAACAAGCATCGACTGGCAGACCTATCCGATCCTGCGTTTCGATGCCGTGCCTGAAAGCATCGAGGTTCACATCATCGACCGGCCGGGGCAGCCGTTTCTCGGCAGTGGCGAAACCGGGCAGGGGCCGGCGGCGGCATCGATTGCAAACGCCATTGCCAATGCCACGGGAAAGCGGTTGCGGAATTTGCCGCTGACGCGCAAGCGCATCAAGGAGGCGATCGACGCGTGA
- a CDS encoding vWA domain-containing protein yields MRENLHRFFRAARGAGVRLSPAESIDAMRAVSKVGFADRTILRDTFLLTLAKTQDEKKALGDCFDLFFDQPELQSPPEDGKADEQDPSGSSAASDSPGDSSGGDEQADGLGQLAQMLLAQDRNQISSAIANAASAASLSDIRYFTQRGIFSGRILDQMGIQQLRDDLDNLAATNPGLAERLTNALDGLRGTVRDTVSQALMLYGREEAENLRNEILRNAPLSRIEPRQVEQMRQLIRQIARRLRERYSKPRKRQRRGHLDVRRTIRRNAAWGGVPFLTAWKRRHRDKPKIVAICDVSGSVARVSDFFLLLIHSLHEVVDDVRSFAFSGHLIEVSDILESKSPEEAMAEIMSKVGFGSSDYGNSFSDFEHGWMSAITPRTTVIVLGDARSNNLDPRADILRRIAERSKRLVWLNPEGRMAWGWGDSEMPRYSTFCTVVRQCATAKQLERAVSDIVASYQ; encoded by the coding sequence ATGAGAGAGAACCTGCATCGCTTCTTTCGTGCGGCGCGGGGCGCAGGCGTCAGGCTCTCGCCGGCCGAAAGCATCGACGCGATGCGGGCCGTCTCCAAGGTCGGCTTTGCCGACCGCACTATCCTGCGCGACACCTTTCTGCTGACGCTCGCCAAGACGCAGGATGAGAAGAAGGCGCTCGGCGATTGCTTCGATCTGTTCTTCGATCAGCCTGAGCTGCAGTCACCGCCCGAGGACGGCAAGGCAGACGAGCAGGATCCGTCCGGATCCAGCGCGGCGTCCGATTCGCCGGGCGATTCAAGCGGCGGCGACGAGCAGGCCGACGGGCTCGGCCAACTCGCGCAGATGCTGTTGGCGCAGGACCGCAACCAGATTTCATCTGCCATCGCCAACGCGGCGAGCGCAGCCTCGCTGTCCGACATCCGCTATTTCACGCAGCGCGGCATCTTCTCCGGCCGCATCCTCGACCAGATGGGTATCCAGCAACTGCGCGACGATCTCGACAATCTCGCCGCGACCAACCCTGGTCTGGCCGAGCGACTGACCAACGCCCTGGACGGTCTGCGCGGCACGGTCCGCGATACCGTCTCGCAGGCGCTGATGCTGTACGGGCGCGAGGAAGCCGAAAACCTGCGCAACGAGATTTTGCGCAATGCGCCGCTGTCGCGGATCGAGCCGCGGCAGGTCGAACAGATGCGCCAACTCATCCGCCAGATCGCGCGCCGGCTGCGCGAGCGCTACTCCAAGCCGCGCAAGCGACAGCGCCGCGGCCATCTCGACGTTCGTCGTACCATCCGCCGCAACGCCGCCTGGGGCGGCGTGCCGTTCCTCACCGCGTGGAAGCGGCGGCACCGCGACAAGCCGAAGATCGTGGCAATCTGCGACGTCTCGGGTTCGGTGGCGCGGGTGTCGGATTTCTTCCTGCTGCTGATCCACAGCCTGCACGAGGTTGTGGACGACGTCCGCTCGTTTGCGTTCTCCGGACATCTGATCGAGGTCAGCGACATCCTGGAATCCAAATCGCCCGAAGAGGCGATGGCCGAGATCATGTCCAAGGTTGGCTTCGGCTCGTCCGATTACGGCAACTCTTTTTCCGATTTCGAACACGGTTGGATGAGCGCGATCACACCGCGAACTACCGTGATCGTGCTCGGCGACGCCCGCAGCAACAACCTCGATCCCCGCGCCGACATCCTACGCCGCATCGCCGAGCGGTCGAAGCGGCTGGTCTGGCTCAATCCGGAGGGCCGGATGGCCTGGGGCTGGGGCGATTCCGAAATGCCACGCTATTCGACCTTCTGCACCGTCGTCCGCCAATGCGCGACCGCGAAGCAACTCGAACGCGCGGTGTCCGATATCGTGGCAAGCTATCAGTAA
- a CDS encoding AAA family ATPase: MADIRPSASIEAVESGLAAQGYIASRQIATAVYLAQQIEKPILVEGPAGVGKTELAKAIAAWRGMKMIRLQCYEGLDEAKALYEWKYAKQLLYTQILKDKLGEVLGGAPTLEAALNQLHDFGDVFFSKEFVEPRPLLQALEQPAGCVLLIDEIDKSDAEFESLLLEILSDFQVTIPELGTIVAVAPPTVILTSNSERDLGDALKRRCLHLHIGFPEQKLEERIVESRVPGISQTLRKQMVGFIHEIRTLDLKKLPSVSETIDWARVLVLLQAPELGHEVVKDTLNVLLKYEADIEATMPQVSTFIAKASRQNVFG; the protein is encoded by the coding sequence GTGGCTGATATCAGGCCGTCGGCCTCGATCGAGGCAGTGGAAAGCGGCCTTGCGGCGCAAGGCTATATTGCAAGCCGCCAGATCGCGACCGCGGTCTATCTGGCGCAGCAGATCGAGAAACCCATTCTGGTCGAAGGTCCCGCCGGTGTCGGCAAGACCGAGCTGGCGAAGGCGATCGCCGCATGGCGCGGCATGAAGATGATCCGCCTGCAATGCTACGAAGGGCTGGACGAAGCCAAGGCGCTCTACGAGTGGAAATACGCCAAGCAGCTTCTGTACACGCAGATCCTGAAAGACAAGCTCGGCGAAGTTCTCGGTGGCGCTCCGACGCTGGAAGCCGCGCTCAATCAGCTTCACGATTTCGGCGATGTCTTCTTCTCCAAGGAATTCGTCGAGCCGCGGCCGCTGCTGCAGGCACTGGAACAGCCGGCCGGCTGCGTGCTGCTGATCGACGAAATCGACAAATCGGACGCGGAGTTCGAATCGCTCCTCCTCGAAATTCTCAGCGACTTCCAGGTGACGATTCCGGAACTCGGAACGATCGTCGCGGTCGCGCCGCCGACGGTGATCCTGACCTCGAACAGCGAGCGCGATCTCGGCGATGCGCTGAAGCGGCGCTGCCTGCATCTGCATATCGGCTTTCCCGAGCAGAAGCTGGAAGAGCGGATCGTCGAAAGCCGGGTGCCCGGCATTTCGCAAACGCTGCGCAAGCAGATGGTGGGCTTCATCCACGAGATCCGGACGCTCGATCTGAAGAAACTGCCGTCGGTCAGCGAGACCATCGACTGGGCGCGCGTTCTGGTTCTGCTGCAGGCGCCCGAGCTTGGTCACGAGGTAGTCAAGGACACGCTGAACGTTCTCCTGAAATACGAGGCGGACATCGAGGCCACCATGCCTCAGGTCTCCACCTTTATCGCCAAGGCCTCGCGTCAAAACGTCTTCGGGTGA
- a CDS encoding HAD-IA family hydrolase, translating to MMIEAVIWDFGGVLTTSPFEAFTRFETERGLPADIIRRTNAANHLENAWAKFERAEVDIEAFDELFAAESLALGAAVRGKDVLPLLSGDLRPEMVEALTRVKARFKTGCITNNLPANAIGSHSGRTLYVAEVMALFDHVIESAKIGLRKPDSRIYRMMVETLQVDPKSCVYLDDLGVNLKPAREMGMTTIKVVNAAQAITELEAATGLALR from the coding sequence ATGATGATCGAGGCAGTGATCTGGGATTTCGGCGGCGTGCTGACCACCTCGCCGTTCGAGGCGTTTACACGGTTCGAGACCGAGCGTGGACTGCCTGCCGACATCATCCGGCGCACCAATGCCGCCAATCATCTTGAAAACGCCTGGGCGAAGTTCGAACGCGCCGAGGTCGATATCGAAGCCTTCGACGAATTGTTCGCGGCCGAATCGCTGGCGCTGGGCGCGGCGGTTCGCGGCAAGGACGTGCTGCCGCTGCTGTCAGGCGATCTGCGGCCCGAGATGGTCGAGGCACTCACGCGCGTGAAGGCGCGGTTCAAGACCGGCTGCATCACCAACAACCTTCCCGCCAACGCCATCGGCAGCCACAGCGGCCGCACGCTCTATGTCGCCGAGGTGATGGCGCTGTTCGACCACGTCATCGAGTCGGCAAAAATCGGCCTGCGAAAACCCGACTCGCGCATCTACCGGATGATGGTCGAGACGCTGCAGGTCGATCCCAAAAGCTGCGTCTATCTCGACGACCTCGGCGTCAACCTGAAGCCGGCACGCGAGATGGGCATGACCACGATCAAGGTGGTCAACGCAGCGCAGGCAATCACGGAGCTTGAGGCGGCGACCGGGCTGGCATTGCGCTAG
- a CDS encoding S1 family peptidase has protein sequence MKILPRLIAGLVASLALLLPVPAPAIVGGGAPSTEGVARSVVTIVGSRGNFCTGALIAPKLVLTAAHCVQPGADYKIVEYGADRQPSLQDVKAVAIHPGFNMQAMQAHRATADVALLQLAAPPKGKTLAVLGSPDIPIAVGSRFSIAGIGVTVRGDGKSGGTIRVTGLVATGKPGTLQIRLVDPVGQGTREGLGACTGDSGAPVFEDKQSGPVIVGVVSWSTGPNGSAGCGGMTGVTPLTLYRDWILQAAQKWGVGL, from the coding sequence ATGAAAATCCTGCCTCGCTTGATTGCCGGCCTTGTTGCCAGCCTTGCCCTGCTGCTGCCCGTTCCCGCGCCCGCCATCGTTGGCGGCGGCGCGCCGTCGACGGAAGGCGTGGCCCGCTCGGTCGTTACCATCGTCGGCTCGCGCGGCAATTTTTGCACCGGCGCGTTGATCGCACCGAAGCTGGTGCTGACCGCGGCGCATTGCGTGCAGCCCGGCGCGGACTACAAGATCGTCGAATATGGCGCGGACCGGCAGCCGTCGCTGCAGGACGTCAAGGCGGTCGCCATTCATCCCGGCTTCAATATGCAGGCCATGCAGGCGCATCGTGCGACGGCGGATGTCGCGTTGCTGCAATTGGCCGCGCCGCCCAAGGGAAAGACGCTGGCCGTGCTCGGATCGCCTGATATCCCGATTGCCGTCGGCAGCCGTTTTTCCATCGCAGGCATCGGCGTGACCGTGCGCGGCGACGGCAAGAGCGGCGGCACCATACGCGTCACCGGTCTGGTCGCGACCGGCAAGCCGGGGACGCTGCAGATCAGGCTTGTCGATCCCGTGGGGCAGGGCACGCGTGAGGGGCTCGGCGCCTGCACCGGCGATTCCGGCGCGCCGGTTTTTGAGGACAAGCAAAGCGGCCCCGTTATCGTTGGCGTGGTGAGTTGGTCGACCGGGCCGAACGGAAGCGCTGGCTGCGGCGGCATGACCGGCGTCACGCCGCTGACGCTCTACCGGGATTGGATATTGCAGGCGGCACAGAAGTGGGGTGTGGGGTTATAA